The Aspergillus nidulans FGSC A4 chromosome VII nucleotide sequence TGGCACCACTTGCGCCATCAGTGAACATCGTATCCAAGCGCTCACGCATAGTCTTCTCGCCACCAGCCAAATCGATGATATACTGCATATCGTGGATGCTCGTCAAAGAGTATGCCCAGGAGCTCGCCTGGTAATACGGGTCCGCCCAGTATCCAGCGTCAGTTAGCGGATTAGTGTCAATGAATCCATCTTTATCACGAGGAACAACAAAGCCCGAAAATCCTAATGATGTGAGGTCTGGATTCCAGTGGTTTCTCCAGTTCCTGGACCGATTCAGGTACTTGTCCGCATCGTCATCCAGCCCAAGACCTGATGCCACCTGGTGCAGAGCAAAGTCGTTACAGGCATATTCAACGGCTCGGCTGACGGCGCGGGAGTAAGTAGGTGTAATGTATCCAAGGTCAATCCAGTCGGGCAGAGCTCCTCGACCCTCTTTCGTGGAGGAGTCACGGGCCATGGGGTCGACGGGATCATTCTCTGGGGTAACTTCAGCATCTGTTATCATTGCGCTATAGCCGTCCTCCCAATTGATGGCCCCGCGCACGCCCTTCACGTATGCGTCAGCGAGGACATTGTCTGCGTTCGAGCCGCCCTGCGTTCGGCCATTGTAGTTGGAAGAACGCCCGTCGGGGAGAAAACCGTCGAACCTCCAGATGTCAATCAGGGAACGAATCTGCTCTTCGTACGCCTTTGGCTGCAGGATGTGCATGAGTGCCGTCGCACAGCGGAAAGTGTCCTTCCTTACGGTTAGGGAACAGAACTTTCAAGCATCATGTATGCTTACCCAAAAGGTGAAGATATCCTGATAGTACGGCTCGTCCGATTCCCAGCCAGGGTTCTCGCCCGTTTGGTTCGTCGGAATCAGGTGCATAAAATAAAGAGATGAGTACAGGAGCGTAAGGCTGGTCTCGTTGGTGGTTGTTGTGGTCACCTTGGAGAAAACTGTCTCCTCCCATTCAGCCTGTGCATCATCGACGATGGATTCGAAGGATGCTtcatcgagctcatcatcaacatACTGGCAGGCCTTACTCGTGGAAATCCACGATATGCCTACTCGGGAAATAACCTCCGTATCATTAAAAGAGAAGACGCCCCCAACTCGTGTCGATCCCGTCGAAGAACTGGCGGATCCGCTCTCCTGTTCAATGCTGCCGTCTTCATCAGTGCCGGTATATACTCGGCTCATGTCGACGTCATTATCGAACCAGCCGCCTGAAAAGCGTTAACGATGAAGGGTGCAAGAATCAACATGGATGGGAGGCTTACAGAAGTAAATCGTCCAATCTGGCGAACGATTCCACCCATTATCATAAACCCCATGACCCGCATAATGGCCATCTGGAAAGACCGTGATGTTACCACCCTTATATTCCTGACTCAAGCCCTGTCCCCGGAACGATGGAAGCACATGAGATACATCAACCAGCACATGGTTTTCGTCGGACTCTGGGGGAAAGGTATACCGGTAAATCCCTGCATGGGCAGTCGCGCTCAATTCCACGGTGACCCCGTCTATGGTCTCCGCCTTGTAATATCCGACTTCTGCTTCATCGGTGCCGTTACGAGCAACAGTTATATTGGAAAGTGGATTGGTGATATTGCCGACGAGCGGTAATTGCGAGACGGTGCCGTACTTTGGGGCACCACCTGTCCCCTGCTCGTGCATCATGCTGAAACCGGAGAACTCACCGGAGGCTAGGTATCCGGAGTATGCATCTGTTGTGCCACTGAGCAGATCCGGGCCCAGCTTGACCATACCAAATGGCCTTGCGGCGCCGGGAAAGTTGTTACCGCCGCCTTCTGTCCCCATACTGTGGTCATAGTGTCAATCAAAATGTCCATAGCATCAGGATCAACATACGAAGCCGACTCACAACATATTAACATGGCCGCCCAGGAGGTCCACAGCCTCAACGACTGTCTGAAGCTGCGACAAAACAAAGGGAACCCCCCAACCCCAAGAGGTAGACTTCATGATGATCAAGCAAATCTCGACTCAATGTCTCGTTCTATACCCAACAAACAACAACCAAATATCCTTGAAAAGACCGACAGCCCGCAATAAAAATGCGCAACACGTCTACTACTTCGAGAAAACCCGCGCGCGGGGGATAACGATATAAAATAACGATAGCGATAACAATGCCCACCACTTCAGGTCCTCGGGACCGGGAATGATCAATTCAAACGAGTGTGTGTCCCAGATCCGATCAAGCAATTCTAAAAAAGCGCAATAACGAATGGACGATGCagtgtcgaggtcgaggtcgagccAGCCAGTGCATCCTCGAGTCAGGTTCCCGTGGGCCACAGCTAGGCCACTTGACGTTGGGGGAGAGCGCACATGTCGGGCTCACGGGTATGTGTATGGCGCCGCCATTGGGTCGACGGTTAGACGGCCGGGTGGGtgatctgctggagaagatggacaagGCGGCCGGGTGGATTTTTAAGGTGATCGGAATGATGGGGGCGGTTAGAATCAGTTAGGAAGGACCAGGAAAGGGATCAGCAATGTCACCGTGTTTGACTCCCCTTTTTGTCGTGACACGACAGTCGAGACGGGTTTCGACTTTCAATTCGGGCTTCGGCCAACATTGTCGCCGTGACTGTAACGGGACTGCAAGGAAAGGGCCCCGGTGGATGCAGGGGCACAGCAAGGGGGCTGTTTGTAAACTATGGTGGAAGGAGCTATTGAGCCCTAGGTGGATTTCTATACATGCTAGAACCAGCATTTGCGACTTGGAGACCACTGCAGAAGATCCTATGCAGCTTGAATTCTGAGCATTAATCTCTCTCAGAGACGCGAAGGGTCGTTTGCCCCTGCCCTGACCCAATCCCAATAATTAGCCTCCCTTCCAACCCTTGGAGTCCAATTCTAGCCATGCAGGAAGGCCAGGTGCACGCCATGAATGTCATGTCACACCGCGTCCGCAAGCACCAATGAGGGCGCGCTGATGTGCACATGGTCTATTCTCAGGTGGACAAGGCGGGACTATAACATCCAGGGACCACGATGGAAAGGGTATCAGCTGCGTCGATCAAAAGGTTTATCAGGGCAGCTGGTACTTTGCAGGCGTATCGTGGATTGTGACTTTAATGGATGATGCTCGATGGAGGGAATACCAGGAGGAAAGTGAGAGCTACTCGGACAGGTACACCTCCTTAGGTTTGCAGAAAGAATGCCCTGTTGGAGTAGGAATACCCCAGTTTGAACATGAAAATGACACGAGAGAGAGAGTTCCGCTCTGATATTGCACTGCAAATTCATTCAATCATCTGACAATTATCGCCTGGTTACCTTGGCATGTAGAATTCACCAAAACAATGATATACAACCCGTCTCCCTGAATTTCAAAATAAAAAGGGTCTACAACCGTCGAAAAGAGGACAAAATCTTCGCAAAGTCCGTTCCCGCACCACTACCGCCACCGATCCCCTGCAACAGGAGTCTTGGGTTGTTCATACGGCAGATTTGGTAGATAGTCTGCATTTCCTCAGGCACAGGCATCTCAGCAGCGCGATACGATGCAAATAGTCGTTCAAAATAAGGTTCCGCTTgttgatattgctgctgtgaGTAGTGCATTTTCGCGAGGAGGCTCAACACCGTTTGCACGTCAGGAGATCCGAGACCATGATTTCTCTCGGCCCAGCTTAGATATCGTTGTAGCCATGGCGAGGCTGCTGTGAGGTTGGCGCCATAGTCCGGTAAATACGGGTTGTATCCGTAGCTGTTACTCGATCCGCGCATGGCGAACATTATGCCCATAGCGCCGACAATGTTCATTGTCTCAGAGTGCTCAGGGCCGAGATACTCTTCTGCGGTGGCGAGGGCGCGCCGAAGCGTCTCCGACGAGGTGGAGCTGCCATTTGCGTCAAGCGCCTGCATCGCTCCGCTGATCCACAGGCCGCGAATAGTAAGGGGGTGATGCCGACCAAGCCGGCTGCTCAATTCCCGTACAATGGCTTCGATCGCTTCTCCTTGTGGGTCGGAGCCGGTGTACCGTCGGAGAAAGTGGTCCTCAGTGTTAGCCATGCGCTGGTAGAAAGCTTGTTCTGCTGTGTCCAGCACACTTGCGAAGTATAAGATGTGATTCGCCCCAAGAAGACGTTTGACGCTCTCGCTGTACTTGGTTATCGCCTGAATTGCTTCTGTGCGCTGACCGAGGTATGCGTAAGCCAATGCGACGCGCCGCCGAGTCTCAATAGTATCCAGATGGTCGTCGCCAATCTGCATTTGTTGCCGCGCCAGCACGTTAGAACAGATGGACTCGCCTTCTTGAGCCTTACCCAGGCGGAACAAGAATTCGCCCGCTATGCTCTCCGACTTCATTGCAAGTTCGTGTCGCCTGCCGAGCACCCGCTGAGAATTGTTGCACACCCAATCTGCCCATTCCTTTCCTTTGGCAAGGCACCCGGCCTCGAGCTCGATACTCGCCAGATAATAGCCCGCTAGCAAAGTGCTGTGGTGATCCTGTCCTAGAGTTCGGAGGTGCTCTTGAAAGATTGAATACTGCATACGTCTAGCGTCGTCCCATTTCCACTCATTCATATACTTCGCTACTTGAATCGACCGTGGATCTCTATCGGCCGGTTGGTAAATGGTCCCGATAACTTGGGCCTCATTTGGGTTTGGGGTTCGAGGGGGGCCTGCGTATGGCGTACTACTATTAAAATGCATTCGAGGTGGGAGCGGAGGGCCAGGCTTTGGTGAGTTAGGTGGTTGTGGGACAAATCCTCGCTCAGCTTCCAGGACCTGGTCTGCAATATCTCTGATGTTCCCTGAAATCAGCCTGTACATCGCTCCTCGACCGCTAACTTTGCACATCTGCGAATGGTCCGCGTCTAGCTTCAGAGTTGTTTCGCGTTGTCCCGGTAGGCCAAGAATGGCGGACTCTTCATCCACAACAAGCTGTTATGGTCAGCCAGAACTGATATCAGGGGGCGCAATGGAGCTTACATGGCTCACTGACGCCGGCCCACTGCCCCCTAGAAACACTTCTTTGCCCTCAACAAAGCTAACGATCTGATAGTCTTCAAGTTGTTGCTTGAAATGGCGAGACATGTCCCTAGTAAAGAGAGAATTCTCCTCTAGGCACTTGAGCAAGTCATTCTTGGCGTGGCCTTTGGAGACGAATTTCGCAACGTTAGCAGCGATTCTTCCCAGCTCAACGCCCTTGGCGCCTCGATGGGGGGTGCCAAAGAAGACAATGCCACAGGTGTCGGTGCGAATATGAGTGTACTTCCGATTTTCGTGAGCATTAAGCAGTGCCTGCAGCGGTCAGCACATGCTTTTCTCCAATCCCGGACTGTCGAGCAACGTACTTGTTTAACGACCAGGCCTCCCAGGCTGTGACAAACCCAGATTATCTTGGGGGCCCTCGCAGCCTAAATGGAAATCAGTCTCTGTAGAATCATGACAATTGTCCACTCTCCCTACCCTCTGCTCCTTCCGCTCCAGATCCACCAGATTCAGCAAGGTATCCGCATGATCCTTGATACTGGCAGTGGACATGGTTCTGGCATCGGTTACGGTGGAGTTGTAGCCGTAGACAAAGACGCGAGAG carries:
- a CDS encoding alpha-1,2-mannosidase family protein (transcript_id=CADANIAT00009019), with product MKSTSWGWGVPFVLSQLQTVVEAVDLLGGHVNMFMGTEGGGNNFPGAARPFGMVKLGPDLLSGTTDAYSGYLASGEFSGFSMMHEQGTGGAPKYGTVSQLPLVGNITNPLSNITVARNGTDEAEVGYYKAETIDGVTVELSATAHAGIYRYTFPPESDENHVLVDVSHVLPSFRGQGLSQEYKGGNITVFPDGHYAGHGVYDNGWNRSPDWTIYFCGWFDNDVDMSRVYTGTDEDGSIEQESGSASSSTGSTRVGGVFSFNDTEVISRVGISWISTSKACQYVDDELDEASFESIVDDAQAEWEETVFSKVTTTTTNETSLTLLYSSLYFMHLIPTNQTGENPGWESDEPYYQDIFTFWPKAYEEQIRSLIDIWRFDGFLPDGRSSNYNGRTQGGSNADNVLADAYVKGVRGAINWEDGYSAMITDAEVTPENDPVDPMARDSSTKEGRGALPDWIDLGYITPTYSRAVSRAVEYACNDFALHQVASGLGLDDDADKYLNRSRNWRNHWNPDLTSLGFSGFVVPRDKDGFIDTNPLTDAGYWADPYYQASSWAYSLTSIHDMQYIIDLAGGEKTMRERLDTMFTDGASGASGIIFDPTNEPQDLSVAQSRSIAKSYYNTGVNGLPGNSDAGAMQTWLLWNMIGLYPVTGQTTFLIHSPWFESLTIDLGDGKTLEVTTTGGDGTGDEIIFVQRLQVNGKNWRKNWLEWDDIFAEGGTLEFELGAEPSDWFTGEVPPSPASVQGVPPSMAVVQSSG
- a CDS encoding LipA and NB-ARC domain protein (transcript_id=CADANIAT00009020), which gives rise to MSTASIKDHADTLLNLVDLERKEQRAARAPKIIWVCHSLGGLVVKQALLNAHENRKYTHIRTDTCGIVFFGTPHRGAKGVELGRIAANVAKFVSKGHAKNDLLKCLEENSLFTRDMSRHFKQQLEDYQIVSFVEGKEVFLGGSGPASVSHLVVDEESAILGLPGQRETTLKLDADHSQMCKVSGRGAMYRLISGNIRDIADQVLEAERGFVPQPPNSPKPGPPLPPRMHFNSSTPYAGPPRTPNPNEAQVIGTIYQPADRDPRSIQVAKYMNEWKWDDARRMQYSIFQEHLRTLGQDHHSTLLAGYYLASIELEAGCLAKGKEWADWVCNNSQRVLGRRHELAMKSESIAGEFLFRLGKAQEGESICSNVLARQQMQIGDDHLDTIETRRRVALAYAYLGQRTEAIQAITKYSESVKRLLGANHILYFASVLDTAEQAFYQRMANTEDHFLRRYTGSDPQGEAIEAIVRELSSRLGRHHPLTIRGLWISGAMQALDANGSSTSSETLRRALATAEEYLGPEHSETMNIVGAMGIMFAMRGSSNSYGYNPYLPDYGANLTAASPWLQRYLSWAERNHGLGSPDVQTVLSLLAKMHYSQQQYQQAEPYFERLFASYRAAEMPVPEEMQTIYQICRMNNPRLLLQGIGGGSGAGTDFAKILSSFRRL